One genomic window of Comamonas serinivorans includes the following:
- a CDS encoding MFS transporter: MTKEERKVIFASSLGTVFEWYDFYLYGSLAAIIAKQFFSGLDAGSAFIFALLAFAAGFLVRPFGAIVFGRLGDMIGRKYTFLVTILIMGLSTFVVGILPNYASIGLAAPVILIALRMLQGLALGGEYGGAATYVAEHAPNGKRGAYTSWIQTTATLGLFLSLLVILGVRNAVGEEAFAAWGWRIPFIGSIVLLGISVWIRLALSESPAFQRMKAEGKTSKAPLSESFGQWKNLKIVLLALLGLTAGQAVVWYTGQFYALFFLTAQLKVDSNTANLLIAAALLIGTPFFVIFGSLSDKIGRKPIIMAGCLLAVLTYFPVFKALTGAANPDLARAQQTAAVTVTADPATCSFQGNPVAREIDFKSSCDIAKRYLVQNSVSYENKVGPAGSAAVVQIGDKQITAPTGVVFNHKFDEASTTAIAAFKKEMAEDLKQAGYPSKADPAKMNKLLMVVLLSYLVLLVTMVYGPIAAMLVEMFPTRIRYTSMSLPYHIGNGWFGGLLPTTAFAIVASSGNMYSGLWYPIVIAAMTFLIGSLFIRETKDRDIYADDFDPYSPTGKLQPA; the protein is encoded by the coding sequence ATGACGAAGGAAGAGCGCAAGGTGATCTTTGCCTCGTCCTTGGGAACGGTGTTCGAGTGGTACGACTTCTACCTTTACGGCTCCCTGGCGGCCATCATCGCCAAGCAGTTCTTCAGCGGCCTGGACGCCGGATCGGCCTTCATCTTTGCGCTGCTGGCCTTTGCCGCCGGCTTTCTGGTACGGCCCTTCGGGGCCATTGTTTTTGGCCGCCTGGGCGACATGATCGGTCGCAAATACACCTTCCTGGTGACCATCCTGATCATGGGCCTGTCCACCTTCGTGGTCGGCATCCTGCCCAACTACGCCAGCATCGGCCTGGCCGCGCCCGTCATCCTGATCGCGCTGCGCATGCTGCAGGGCCTGGCGCTGGGCGGTGAATACGGCGGGGCCGCCACCTACGTGGCCGAGCACGCCCCCAACGGCAAGCGCGGCGCCTACACCTCGTGGATCCAGACCACGGCCACGCTGGGCCTGTTCCTCAGCCTGCTGGTCATCCTCGGCGTGCGCAACGCCGTGGGCGAAGAGGCCTTCGCCGCCTGGGGCTGGCGCATCCCCTTCATCGGCTCCATCGTGCTGCTGGGCATCTCGGTCTGGATCCGCCTCGCGCTGAGCGAGTCGCCGGCCTTCCAGCGCATGAAGGCTGAGGGCAAGACCTCCAAGGCGCCGCTGTCCGAGTCCTTCGGCCAGTGGAAGAACCTGAAGATCGTGCTGCTGGCACTGCTGGGCCTCACGGCCGGCCAGGCCGTGGTCTGGTACACGGGCCAGTTCTACGCGCTGTTCTTCCTCACGGCCCAGCTCAAGGTCGACAGCAACACGGCCAACCTGCTGATCGCCGCCGCGCTGCTGATCGGCACGCCGTTCTTCGTGATCTTCGGCAGCCTGTCCGACAAGATCGGGCGCAAGCCCATCATCATGGCCGGTTGCCTGCTGGCGGTGCTGACCTACTTCCCGGTCTTCAAGGCCCTGACCGGCGCGGCCAACCCCGACCTGGCGCGGGCTCAGCAGACCGCCGCCGTGACGGTGACGGCCGACCCGGCCACCTGCTCCTTCCAGGGCAACCCGGTGGCGCGCGAAATCGACTTCAAGAGCTCGTGCGACATCGCCAAGCGGTACCTGGTGCAGAACTCGGTCAGCTACGAGAACAAGGTTGGCCCCGCGGGCTCGGCCGCCGTGGTGCAGATCGGCGACAAGCAGATCACGGCCCCCACGGGCGTGGTGTTCAACCACAAGTTCGACGAAGCCAGCACCACGGCCATCGCCGCCTTCAAGAAGGAGATGGCCGAAGACCTGAAGCAGGCCGGCTACCCGAGCAAGGCCGACCCGGCCAAGATGAACAAGCTGCTGATGGTGGTGCTGCTGAGCTACCTCGTGCTGCTGGTCACCATGGTCTACGGCCCCATCGCGGCCATGCTGGTGGAGATGTTCCCCACGCGCATCCGCTACACGTCCATGAGCCTGCCCTACCACATCGGCAACGGCTGGTTCGGCGGCCTGCTGCCGACCACGGCCTTCGCCATCGTGGCCAGCAGCGGCAACATGTACAGCGGCCTGTGGTACCCCATCGTCATCGCGGCCATGACCTTCCTCATCGGCTCGCTGTTCATCCGCGAAACCAAGGACCGCGACATCTACGCCGACGATTTCGACCCCTACTCGCCCACCGGCAAGCTGCAGCCGGCCTGA
- a CDS encoding amidase has translation MHAHELVGLDATDLSQAIHRRELSCLEVMQAHLAQIDALNPQVNALVARVDADHLLEQSRMLDDELQRGQSRGPLHGFPLAPKDLSAVKGLVTSRGSPLFAQNVTQEDAVFLARLRTGGCVFVGRSNTPEFGLGGHTYNPVYGLTRNAWNPERSAGGSSGGAAVAVALHMLPVADGTDMMGSLRTPAAFNHVYGFRPTPNLIPNGPADEVFQQQFAVAGPMARNVRDLAMTLGVMQGFDARLPLSRRFDRSCDGRTPLARDMQGCRIGWLGNLNGRWAMDPGLLATQAKALDVLRDIGCVVDEASLDTDLDAAWRAWITLRSAQFAGANQALWDDADKRAQLKPEALWEMEQGRQWTSLQLYNAAKARSAFYQAMRALFERFDFLVLPATQVAPFPAEWDWPHHIDGRAMDTYHRWLACTVPATLASLPALSAPAGFDAQGLPAGIQIVGPTQADWSVLQLGHAYQQASPWSAQRSPLLG, from the coding sequence ATGCACGCCCACGAGCTCGTCGGCCTGGACGCCACCGACCTGTCGCAAGCCATCCACCGCCGCGAGCTGTCCTGCCTGGAGGTGATGCAGGCCCACCTGGCGCAGATCGATGCGCTCAACCCGCAGGTCAATGCCCTCGTCGCGCGCGTGGACGCGGACCACCTGCTCGAGCAGTCGCGCATGCTGGACGACGAGTTGCAACGCGGCCAGTCGCGCGGGCCGCTGCACGGGTTTCCGCTGGCGCCCAAAGACCTGTCGGCCGTCAAAGGCCTGGTCACCAGCCGCGGCTCGCCGCTGTTTGCGCAGAACGTGACGCAGGAAGACGCGGTGTTCCTGGCGCGGCTGCGCACCGGCGGCTGTGTGTTCGTGGGCCGCAGCAACACGCCCGAATTCGGCCTGGGCGGCCACACCTACAACCCCGTGTATGGCCTGACGCGCAACGCCTGGAACCCCGAACGCTCGGCCGGCGGCAGCAGCGGCGGGGCCGCCGTCGCCGTCGCCCTGCACATGCTGCCCGTGGCCGATGGCACCGACATGATGGGTTCGCTGCGCACGCCCGCGGCCTTCAACCACGTGTATGGCTTTCGGCCCACGCCTAACCTGATCCCGAACGGACCGGCCGACGAGGTGTTCCAGCAGCAGTTCGCCGTGGCCGGTCCCATGGCGCGCAACGTGCGCGACCTGGCCATGACGCTGGGCGTGATGCAGGGCTTTGACGCGCGCCTGCCGCTGTCGCGCCGTTTCGACCGCAGCTGCGACGGCCGCACACCGCTGGCGCGCGACATGCAGGGCTGCCGCATCGGCTGGCTGGGCAACCTGAACGGGCGCTGGGCCATGGACCCCGGCCTGCTCGCCACCCAGGCCAAGGCGTTGGACGTGCTGCGCGACATCGGCTGCGTGGTGGACGAGGCCAGCCTGGACACCGACCTCGACGCGGCCTGGCGCGCCTGGATCACGCTGCGCAGCGCGCAGTTCGCGGGCGCCAACCAGGCCCTGTGGGACGACGCCGACAAACGGGCCCAGCTCAAACCCGAGGCCCTGTGGGAGATGGAGCAAGGCCGCCAGTGGACCAGCCTGCAGCTCTACAACGCCGCCAAGGCGCGCTCGGCCTTCTACCAGGCCATGCGCGCCCTGTTCGAGCGCTTCGATTTCCTGGTGCTGCCGGCCACGCAGGTGGCGCCCTTCCCCGCCGAATGGGACTGGCCCCACCACATCGACGGCCGCGCCATGGACACCTACCACCGCTGGCTGGCCTGCACCGTGCCGGCCACCCTGGCCAGCCTGCCGGCCCTGTCGGCGCCCGCGGGCTTCGATGCCCAGGGCCTGCCGGCCGGCATCCAGATCGTGGGGCCCACCCAGGCCGACTGGTCGGTGCTGCAGCTGGGCCACGCCTACCAACAGGCCAGCCCCTGGTCGGCGCAGCGCAGCCCCCTGCTGGGCTGA
- a CDS encoding HIT family protein — MQPYDDQNIFARIIRGDIPAQRIYEDEATLVIMDAMPQCDGHALVLPKAASRNLLDIDPAALSATMATAQRIARAAMQAFAADGVNVMQFNESAAGQTVFHTHVHVIPRKAGVPLGQHARELAPPEVLARNAEAYRRVLGTQG; from the coding sequence ATGCAGCCCTACGACGACCAGAACATCTTTGCCCGCATCATCCGCGGCGACATCCCGGCCCAGCGCATCTACGAGGACGAGGCCACCCTCGTCATCATGGACGCCATGCCGCAGTGCGACGGCCACGCGCTGGTGCTGCCCAAGGCCGCCTCGCGCAACCTGCTCGACATCGACCCCGCCGCGCTCAGCGCCACCATGGCCACGGCCCAGCGCATCGCGCGCGCGGCCATGCAGGCATTCGCGGCCGACGGCGTGAACGTCATGCAGTTCAACGAAAGCGCAGCCGGCCAGACCGTGTTCCACACGCACGTGCACGTCATCCCGCGCAAGGCCGGCGTGCCGCTGGGCCAGCATGCGCGCGAGCTGGCGCCGCCCGAGGTGCTGGCCCGCAACGCCGAGGCCTACCGGCGCGTGCTGGGCACCCAGGGCTGA
- a CDS encoding heavy metal translocating P-type ATPase, giving the protein MTCASCVGRVERALQAVPGVATASVNLATERATVQPQADARGAEVAALRGALVAAIEQAGYSVPAPSAASAPPNSTTELVVEGMSCASCVGRVERALKAVPGVLDASVNLATERATVRLADDPASADALIAAVAQAGYRAARVPSADEALAQTEAHAAKKDAERLQLKRDLTMAAVLTLPVFVLEMGTHVVPGMHHLIATTLGTQTSWLIQFVLTTLVLLGPGRRFVRLGLPALLRGAPDMNSLVALGALAAYGYSLVATFVPRWLPAGTVNVYFEAAAVIVTLILLGRFLEAKAKGRTSEAIGRLAKLQAKTAQVLRDGQALALPMDQVRLGDLVLVKPGERVPVDGELVEGESFVDESMISGEPVPVAKHVGSAVVGGTVNQTGAFTLRATAVGGATVLAQIMRMVEEAQGAKLPIQALVDKVTLWFVPAVIAVALLTFVAWLVWGPSPALSFALVNAVAVLIIACPCAMGLATPTAIMVGTGRGAELGVLFRQGQALQTLQDTRVVAVDKTGTLTEGKPALTDLQVQPGFDEDLVLAQVAAVEAKSEHPIAQAIHTAALQRGLGLPALSQFESVTGLGVRATTADGHTLAVGADRFMTQLGIDVLAMADTARRLGEEGKSPLYAAIDGRLAAIIAVADPIKADTPAAIRALHALGLKVAMVSGDNRATAEAIARRLGIDHVVAEVLPDGKVAVVRALKAQHGTLAFVGDGINDAPALAEADVGIAIGTGTDVAMEAADVVLMGGQLQGVPTAIALSKATLANIRQNLFWAFAYNAALIPVAAGLLYPLWGVLLSPMFAAGAMAMSSVFVLGNALRLRRFMPQ; this is encoded by the coding sequence ATGACGTGCGCATCCTGCGTGGGCCGCGTGGAGCGCGCCTTGCAGGCTGTGCCCGGCGTGGCCACCGCCAGCGTGAACCTGGCGACCGAGCGCGCCACGGTGCAGCCCCAGGCTGACGCCCGCGGCGCCGAGGTGGCCGCATTGCGCGGTGCGTTGGTGGCGGCCATCGAGCAGGCCGGCTACAGCGTGCCGGCCCCCAGCGCCGCCAGCGCCCCCCCGAATTCGACCACCGAGCTGGTCGTCGAGGGCATGAGCTGCGCCTCCTGCGTGGGCCGGGTCGAGCGTGCGCTGAAGGCCGTACCCGGGGTGCTGGACGCCAGCGTGAACCTGGCGACCGAACGCGCCACGGTGCGCCTGGCCGATGACCCCGCCAGCGCCGACGCGCTGATCGCCGCCGTGGCCCAGGCCGGCTACCGCGCCGCCCGCGTGCCGTCCGCCGACGAGGCGCTGGCCCAGACCGAGGCGCACGCGGCCAAGAAAGACGCCGAGCGCCTCCAGCTGAAGCGCGACTTGACGATGGCCGCGGTGCTGACGCTGCCGGTCTTCGTGCTGGAAATGGGCACGCATGTGGTGCCCGGCATGCACCACCTGATCGCCACAACCCTGGGCACACAGACCAGCTGGCTGATTCAGTTCGTGCTGACCACGCTGGTGTTGCTGGGCCCTGGGCGGCGCTTTGTGCGCCTGGGCCTGCCGGCGCTGCTGCGCGGCGCGCCCGACATGAACTCGCTGGTGGCGCTGGGTGCGCTGGCGGCCTACGGCTATTCGCTGGTGGCGACCTTCGTGCCGCGGTGGCTGCCGGCCGGCACGGTGAACGTGTACTTCGAGGCGGCGGCCGTCATCGTCACGCTGATCCTGCTGGGCCGATTCCTGGAGGCCAAGGCCAAGGGCCGCACCTCCGAGGCAATCGGCCGCCTGGCCAAGCTGCAGGCCAAGACGGCGCAGGTGCTGCGCGATGGGCAAGCCCTGGCCCTGCCGATGGACCAGGTGCGCCTGGGCGATCTCGTGCTGGTCAAGCCCGGCGAGCGCGTGCCGGTCGACGGCGAGCTCGTCGAGGGCGAGAGCTTTGTCGATGAATCCATGATCAGCGGCGAGCCCGTGCCGGTGGCCAAGCACGTGGGCAGCGCAGTGGTGGGCGGCACCGTCAACCAGACCGGCGCCTTCACGCTGCGCGCCACGGCCGTGGGCGGCGCCACGGTGCTGGCGCAGATCATGCGCATGGTCGAAGAAGCGCAGGGCGCCAAGCTGCCGATTCAGGCGCTGGTGGACAAGGTGACGCTGTGGTTCGTGCCGGCCGTCATCGCCGTGGCGCTGCTCACCTTCGTGGCCTGGCTGGTCTGGGGGCCGTCACCGGCGCTGTCGTTCGCGCTGGTCAACGCGGTGGCGGTGCTCATCATCGCCTGCCCCTGCGCCATGGGCCTGGCCACGCCCACGGCCATCATGGTGGGCACCGGCCGCGGCGCCGAGCTGGGTGTGTTGTTCCGCCAGGGGCAGGCCCTGCAGACGCTGCAGGACACGCGCGTGGTCGCCGTGGACAAGACGGGCACGCTGACCGAAGGCAAGCCCGCGCTGACCGACCTGCAGGTGCAGCCCGGCTTTGACGAAGACCTGGTGCTGGCCCAGGTGGCCGCGGTCGAGGCCAAGTCCGAACACCCGATTGCGCAGGCCATCCACACCGCGGCGCTGCAGCGCGGCCTCGGCCTGCCCGCGCTGAGCCAGTTCGAGTCGGTCACCGGCCTGGGCGTGCGGGCCACCACGGCCGACGGCCACACCCTCGCCGTGGGCGCCGACCGCTTCATGACCCAGCTGGGGATCGATGTGCTGGCCATGGCCGACACCGCCCGGCGCCTGGGTGAGGAGGGCAAGTCGCCGCTGTATGCCGCCATCGACGGCCGGCTGGCCGCCATCATCGCTGTGGCCGACCCCATCAAGGCCGACACGCCGGCCGCCATCCGCGCCCTGCATGCGCTGGGCCTGAAGGTGGCCATGGTGTCGGGCGACAACCGCGCCACGGCCGAGGCCATCGCGCGCCGGCTGGGCATCGACCACGTGGTGGCCGAGGTGCTGCCCGACGGCAAGGTGGCCGTGGTGCGCGCGTTGAAGGCCCAGCACGGCACGCTGGCCTTCGTGGGCGACGGCATCAACGACGCGCCGGCGCTGGCCGAAGCCGACGTGGGCATCGCCATCGGCACCGGCACCGACGTGGCCATGGAGGCCGCGGACGTGGTGCTGATGGGCGGCCAGCTGCAGGGCGTGCCCACGGCAATTGCGCTGTCCAAGGCCACGCTGGCCAACATCCGGCAGAACCTGTTCTGGGCCTTTGCCTACAACGCGGCGCTGATCCCCGTGGCTGCCGGGCTGCTGTACCCGCTGTGGGGCGTGCTGCTGTCGCCCATGTTCGCTGCCGGCGCCATGGCCATGTCCAGCGTCTTCGTGCTGGGCAACGCGCTGCGGTTGCGGCGGTTCATGCCCCAATGA
- a CDS encoding fibronectin type III domain-containing protein yields the protein MFAPIRSSQLLQHLRPGTLALAVLGVAHSVQAAVQFELIPATQAWNTITQVGGVPVLPFDLTPQAAIVDITPGIATIPGMPMQANGNPAVTTLSSATALTKYTMGVQWNQTWANQYLGPIFFSGYGTMALTLALPARTTAFHLFGVSNFGGTHIFQATSDSGAGSGPVTVVTTGMNDAVPGLGFYTSQAGEFLQTIEVQADASFGIAVFGIAQAPDAPALSAATPAPGAAQLQVTAPTDVGTHAVTGYLASCAPQAGGAALTVTGSTSPLTVSGLTNGTTYMCTVAATSAAGTGPASGAQAVTPAAPVAATVAPVPALSTLGAGLLALLSAGLGAWGLRRREP from the coding sequence TTGTTCGCCCCCATCCGTTCATCGCAGCTGCTTCAGCACCTGCGCCCTGGCACCCTGGCCCTGGCGGTCTTGGGCGTGGCCCACAGCGTTCAGGCTGCTGTGCAGTTTGAATTGATTCCGGCGACACAGGCCTGGAACACCATCACCCAGGTGGGCGGTGTGCCCGTGTTGCCGTTTGACCTGACGCCGCAGGCGGCGATTGTGGACATCACCCCAGGCATCGCCACCATTCCTGGCATGCCCATGCAGGCAAACGGCAACCCAGCAGTCACCACGCTGAGCTCGGCAACGGCACTGACGAAATACACCATGGGCGTTCAATGGAATCAAACCTGGGCCAACCAGTATCTCGGCCCCATTTTCTTCAGCGGCTACGGCACGATGGCGTTGACGTTGGCACTTCCCGCCCGCACCACCGCCTTTCACCTCTTCGGTGTCAGCAACTTCGGGGGCACTCACATTTTTCAAGCCACTTCGGACAGCGGCGCTGGTTCTGGACCCGTGACGGTGGTCACCACAGGTATGAACGACGCGGTCCCTGGCCTTGGGTTTTACACAAGCCAAGCAGGCGAGTTTCTCCAAACCATTGAAGTTCAAGCTGACGCCAGCTTCGGCATCGCGGTGTTCGGCATCGCCCAAGCGCCGGATGCGCCGGCGCTGAGCGCCGCCACCCCAGCGCCTGGCGCGGCTCAGCTGCAGGTGACAGCACCGACAGACGTGGGCACCCACGCTGTCACCGGCTACCTGGCCAGTTGTGCGCCGCAAGCGGGCGGTGCAGCCCTCACGGTCACGGGCAGCACCAGCCCCTTGACGGTGAGCGGCTTGACGAACGGCACGACCTACATGTGCACGGTGGCTGCCACCAGTGCAGCCGGCACCGGACCGGCTTCTGGCGCACAGGCGGTGACGCCGGCAGCGCCAGTCGCGGCCACGGTGGCTCCGGTACCGGCATTGAGCACACTGGGCGCTGGACTGCTGGCGCTGTTGTCGGCTGGCTTGGGGGCGTGGGGTCTGCGCCGCCGCGAGCCCTGA
- a CDS encoding crotonase/enoyl-CoA hydratase family protein, whose translation MFTRGDRLELHPHRHHPPPEGCVVTQIVDEHILLIGLNRPAKRNGWTPRMFRELAEAYTQLDDDPNLRVGVLHAFGDHFTAGLDLPAVSEYLKKGQKLTPAGLVDAHDLGLSGYRRRTKPVIAAVKGICFTVGIELMLASDITVAADDCRFSQMEVARCILPAGGATLRMPERAGLGNAMLHLLTADEFDAAEAYRCNFVQKVVPVAELLDTALTLARRIAAQAPAAVIATRLNVLKNIELGQAAAVADFSPVQSRLASSEDAAEGVRSFVEKRPARFTGR comes from the coding sequence GTGTTCACCAGAGGAGACCGTCTTGAGCTTCACCCCCACCGCCACCACCCCCCGCCCGAGGGCTGCGTCGTCACCCAAATCGTCGACGAGCACATCCTGCTGATCGGCCTGAACCGCCCGGCCAAGCGCAATGGCTGGACGCCGCGCATGTTCCGCGAGCTGGCCGAGGCCTACACCCAGCTGGACGACGACCCCAACCTGCGCGTGGGCGTGCTGCACGCCTTCGGCGACCACTTCACGGCCGGGCTCGATTTGCCGGCCGTGTCCGAGTACCTGAAGAAGGGCCAGAAGCTGACGCCGGCCGGCCTGGTCGACGCGCATGACCTGGGCCTGTCGGGCTACCGCCGCCGCACCAAGCCGGTGATCGCGGCCGTCAAAGGCATTTGCTTCACCGTGGGCATCGAGCTGATGCTGGCGTCGGACATCACGGTCGCGGCCGACGATTGCCGCTTCTCGCAGATGGAAGTCGCGCGCTGCATCCTGCCGGCCGGCGGCGCCACGCTGCGCATGCCCGAGCGCGCCGGCCTGGGCAACGCCATGCTGCATTTGCTGACGGCCGATGAGTTCGACGCCGCCGAGGCCTACCGCTGCAACTTCGTGCAGAAGGTCGTGCCCGTGGCCGAGCTGCTGGACACCGCCCTGACACTGGCGCGCCGCATTGCCGCACAGGCGCCGGCCGCCGTCATCGCCACGCGCTTGAACGTGCTGAAGAACATCGAGCTGGGCCAGGCCGCCGCCGTGGCCGACTTCAGCCCGGTGCAATCGCGCCTGGCCAGCAGCGAGGACGCGGCCGAAGGCGTGCGCTCCTTCGTCGAAAAGCGCCCGGCGCGCTTCACCGGCCGCTGA
- a CDS encoding Bug family tripartite tricarboxylate transporter substrate binding protein: protein MAVKTLWAACILACGAWSTAQAQTDAAQYPNRTITMVVPAAAGGATDVVARVMAEQLGKRLGQTVVVDNKTGASGMLGTQAVARAAPDGYTVLLAYSTPVFYTHHIFPKMAYDIKKDFAFVSQVAATSLMVLVNEKVPAKNMKEFIAWAQANKGKVNYGSYGQGSAGHLMSAYLNESRKLGMTHVAYKSEAPFVQDLAGGVVPWGMGTLAAGQGMIKSGRMRPIAILGPKRLQELPNVPTMAEQGFADPEFNTVAWFTLLAPANTPKPILDRLEKESVEVVNSTAMKARLQVLGLEPVKGGSAQFHKDFNAADPLIEKLVKISGAKAE, encoded by the coding sequence ATGGCAGTGAAGACTTTGTGGGCAGCGTGCATCCTGGCGTGCGGAGCGTGGAGCACGGCTCAGGCGCAGACCGATGCGGCCCAATACCCCAATCGCACCATCACCATGGTTGTGCCGGCCGCCGCGGGCGGCGCCACCGACGTGGTGGCCCGCGTGATGGCCGAGCAGCTGGGCAAGCGCCTGGGTCAGACGGTGGTGGTGGACAACAAGACCGGGGCCTCGGGCATGCTGGGCACCCAGGCGGTGGCCCGCGCCGCGCCCGATGGCTACACGGTGTTGCTGGCCTACTCCACGCCGGTGTTCTACACCCACCACATCTTTCCCAAGATGGCCTATGACATCAAGAAGGACTTCGCGTTCGTCTCGCAGGTGGCCGCCACCAGCCTGATGGTGCTGGTCAATGAGAAGGTGCCGGCCAAGAACATGAAGGAGTTCATCGCCTGGGCGCAGGCCAACAAGGGCAAGGTCAACTACGGCTCTTACGGCCAGGGCTCGGCCGGCCACCTGATGAGCGCCTACCTCAACGAGTCGCGCAAGCTGGGCATGACCCACGTGGCTTACAAGAGCGAGGCGCCGTTCGTGCAGGACCTGGCCGGCGGCGTGGTGCCCTGGGGCATGGGCACCCTGGCGGCGGGCCAGGGCATGATCAAGTCGGGCCGCATGCGCCCCATCGCCATCCTGGGGCCCAAGCGCTTGCAGGAGCTGCCCAATGTGCCGACCATGGCCGAGCAGGGCTTCGCCGACCCCGAGTTCAACACCGTGGCCTGGTTCACGCTGCTGGCGCCGGCCAACACGCCCAAGCCCATCCTGGACCGGCTGGAGAAGGAGTCGGTCGAGGTCGTGAACTCCACCGCCATGAAGGCGCGGCTGCAGGTGCTGGGCCTGGAGCCCGTCAAGGGCGGTTCGGCCCAGTTCCACAAGGACTTCAACGCCGCCGATCCCCTGATCGAGAAGCTGGTGAAGATATCGGGCGCCAAGGCCGAGTGA
- a CDS encoding efflux transporter outer membrane subunit, with amino-acid sequence MSLAPLHAPTPSSRRRPSRLRPLAALLALGLAGCNLAPTTRVPPLAVPTQIQPAFGSARATPAEVQWDEAARSPGLAWQSWVQDERLRQVLTQALTGNRDLQQAVLNVERARAVYGITRADQLPSVGLSAQGSRARTAADLSSSGRAVTQEQYSVQLGITAFELDFWGRVRNLSEASLQQVLAQGDTQQNVRLALLGDTTQAWLNLAADLHRLRLAEDTLAAREKAFRLTQRMHELGATSGLVLAQNQTTVDSARLDVAAYRTQIAKDRHALALLAGGPVPEAWLPTADDTLATTVSSLADVPGELPSTMLLRRPDVQAAEHRLRAMNANIGVARANFFPRISLTAAVGTASRSLSALFDGGNGTWSFAPGLSLPLFDGGANRANLRVAEVDRDLAVNAYDRAVQTAFKEVADALAERQSWQERLTASAALVSANQRALDLSNARFKAGTDDYLAVLDAQRSLYTAQQQHISLQLAEQLGRVALYKALGGDAVTDVVSSIQ; translated from the coding sequence ATGTCCCTCGCCCCCCTCCACGCCCCCACCCCGTCCAGCCGACGCCGCCCCAGCCGCCTGCGCCCGCTGGCCGCGTTGCTGGCGCTGGGCCTGGCCGGCTGCAACCTCGCACCCACCACGCGCGTGCCGCCCCTGGCCGTGCCCACGCAGATCCAGCCCGCCTTCGGGTCCGCCCGCGCCACCCCTGCCGAGGTGCAGTGGGACGAAGCCGCCCGTTCACCGGGCCTGGCCTGGCAGTCCTGGGTGCAGGACGAGCGCCTGCGGCAGGTGCTGACCCAGGCCCTGACCGGCAACCGCGACCTGCAGCAGGCCGTGCTGAACGTCGAGCGCGCCCGCGCGGTCTACGGCATCACCCGCGCCGATCAGCTGCCCAGCGTGGGCCTGTCCGCCCAGGGCAGCCGCGCCCGCACGGCGGCCGACCTGAGCAGCAGCGGCCGGGCCGTGACGCAGGAGCAGTACAGCGTGCAGCTGGGCATCACCGCGTTCGAGCTCGACTTCTGGGGTCGCGTGCGCAACCTCAGCGAAGCCTCGTTGCAGCAGGTCCTGGCCCAGGGCGACACACAGCAAAACGTGCGCCTGGCCCTGCTGGGCGACACCACCCAGGCCTGGCTGAACCTGGCGGCCGACCTGCACCGCCTGCGGCTGGCCGAAGACACGCTGGCCGCGCGCGAAAAAGCCTTTCGCCTGACCCAGCGCATGCACGAGCTCGGCGCCACCTCGGGCCTGGTGCTGGCCCAGAACCAGACCACCGTGGACAGCGCCCGCCTGGACGTGGCCGCCTACCGCACCCAGATCGCCAAGGACCGCCATGCGCTGGCCCTGCTGGCGGGTGGCCCGGTGCCCGAGGCCTGGCTGCCCACCGCCGACGACACACTGGCCACCACCGTGTCGTCCCTGGCCGATGTGCCGGGCGAGCTGCCGTCCACCATGCTGCTGCGCCGGCCCGACGTCCAGGCCGCCGAGCACCGGCTGCGCGCCATGAACGCCAACATCGGCGTGGCGCGCGCCAACTTCTTCCCCCGCATCAGCCTGACGGCGGCCGTGGGCACCGCCAGCCGCAGCCTCTCGGCCCTGTTCGACGGCGGCAACGGTACCTGGAGCTTCGCGCCCGGCCTGTCGCTGCCGCTGTTCGACGGCGGCGCCAACCGCGCCAACCTGCGCGTGGCCGAAGTCGACCGCGACCTGGCCGTCAACGCCTACGACCGCGCGGTGCAGACCGCCTTCAAGGAGGTGGCCGACGCCCTGGCCGAGCGCCAGAGCTGGCAGGAGCGCCTGACCGCCTCCGCCGCCCTGGTCAGCGCCAACCAGCGGGCCCTCGACCTGTCGAACGCCCGCTTCAAGGCCGGCACCGACGACTACCTGGCCGTGCTCGACGCCCAGCGCAGCCTGTACACCGCGCAGCAGCAGCACATCAGCCTGCAACTGGCCGAGCAATTGGGCCGCGTGGCGCTCTACAAAGCCCTGGGCGGCGATGCCGTGACCGATGTGGTGAGCAGTATCCAGTGA